From a single Sulfolobus sp. E5-1-F genomic region:
- a CDS encoding ribbon-helix-helix protein, CopG family has protein sequence MRVVTFKVDEELLTKLDLYCVNNRKERSEVIREAIKFYLFQQKTLVKKDDN, from the coding sequence ATGAGGGTTGTAACGTTCAAAGTGGATGAAGAACTTTTGACGAAGCTAGATCTATACTGTGTAAATAACAGAAAAGAGCGTAGCGAAGTTATCAGAGAAGCTATCAAATTCTATCTGTTCCAGCAGAAAACACTGGTGAAGAAAGATGACAATTAA